The Dermacentor andersoni chromosome 1, qqDerAnde1_hic_scaffold, whole genome shotgun sequence genomic interval ccgtgcgatcgctgcattgcagcttcattctgttatgctccatttggttatacagacagcccactataacaacatatttcacatagttttctcagCGTTTgcttacctttcacgcaagaagccggctCGGGAgaccatcgcggcgaccgcgcgctgtGGCGTTCACTctgcgtattcggtaaagagatagcgcctGTAAACGACTCTGTGCTTTCAGTCTGCCCCAGATTATTATTTCGACCGTAacaaacttccctcgttttgagagtacttacagaaatgtccaggagggctgccgcgtgatgttattattgagcgccgtaagccaaacctgtGACGAGCACACCGcttgatccctcatactacgcaagggcggcgcttccgacagatggcgactccgtaagtcctcgcttCCAATAGCATTTCGGTGCTAAGATACAGGTCGCGGGTCCTATCCCCGAGGCTACGGCCGTATTTCTATGGGAGCCAAAGGCAAAAACGcacgtttacttagatttaggtacacttTAATGAATACCATGCTGTGAAAATTAACCCAGCCCGCCCCAACGGCGGACCTCATAAACATATCATGGTTCTGGCATATTAAAGCACCACAATTTGATTAAtttcagcattttctttttcatttcttcatgATTTATTTTGTTTCTTGTCTCTCTGTAGTTTGCTTAGTGCCGAAAACTTTCTTACAGGTGAAGTGCTGGAACGAAGCCAATGGCTGCAGCACCGTTCTCCCTCTTGGAAAACTGACCCAGCACTTTCGTTTTGATTGCAAGCATCATGTATCTGACTGCCCAAAGTGTTCGGCAAGAGTCCTCAGTAGTGACGTCTGTGCGCATCTCCGATCACACTGCCGAACACTACTTTTTTCAGTATCTCGAGAGAGTCAGACGAAGGAAGTATTTCCCGGTGGTGCCGACTGCTTGGAAGCATTTGTACGAGAAGTAAGATCAGCTGTGAAGAGTGTGTGCGAGAGCCAGGTGACAGCATTCCGGTCTATGCTAGATGACAGGGTCGGTGAAATGAGAGTTGGACTTGAGCAACTTTTTGAAGAGAATAGCTCACAGACCGACCGACTGAATGCGCTTTCTCACGATATAAACGCTTTGAGGGAAACGTTTAACGACGGCCTCCAAGAGGCATCGAATCAAAGCGTTTCTAATAAAGCTGACCTGGTTCGCCTAAGCAAACCAGAGACGCAAAATATCGAGGAAGTTTCCCATGAAATTACTGCACTTCTGCGGTGCATGGGTAAATCAGCGAGAACTAAGGAGTGGATTTTGAACGGATACGCTGAACTGATAAGAACTGCAAGCAGGCAGGCCAAGGTTGAATGCTGGAGTGAACGTGTCTACCTGTGCGGACTTTGGATATCACCAGGAGTGGTACTTGACAAAGAGGACGGCTATGTGGTTCTGCATTTCCGCCTGTGTCTGGAGGAAATTGCAATCAGCAAGTGCCATAACTGGCCATTCGAGCAGAAAATCAAACTGAGTATCATTGACGCGTGTGCTGGCGCCGAGCGCCACCTTTCGGTACAGCCTGTCTGGTACCGTGGCACGCAGCACACGGACACAGTTGACGCGGCTGGGCGTGCAGAAAGCAGGTTTTACAATGCGGACCTGCACGATGCCGGCTTTGTTAGGAACGATCAGCTGCTCTTGCGGCTTGAGGTGCTTGCGTGAACGTCAGTGTACATCCGTCATATGCAATAGCAGCGTTTGGCGACAAAAAGTTACTACAATATTTTCCTTATTCTTCAGCCACCTGCTTCGAAACCAACAGTGACAAGGCACTATCAACGCGTCCATGTTAGCCATGTCTTAAAACGTGACCTTTTATAGAACGGATTTATTTCCTCCAAAAACCTGTTTTCCTTCTTCTTAATGATTCTCCCGTAAAATTGATACAGCTGATAAAGGAAGCAGTTGAAAATGATAACAAGCTGACAAAAATTGTGCATCGGTCGAGAGGGCTTCGCTGATGAAGCCGTTTGTAAGCCTAATTAAAACCGTTCACAATGGCTGCCTTCTGTACGGAAATAAAGTATCAGTAAACGATAAGGCGACATGTTCTGTACAGTCCACATGCGGCAAGCCGCAAGAACTTCAAGCTTGTCGTACCAGTAGAGAAACAATAAACATCACTAAAAAAACACATTCTAGCCTGGTGAACTAGCTTTTTTGAATTTCAGCATTCAAGAAGGCGAAAGAACAACCTGGTGAAGGACACAATGTAACAACGCAGCGGTGACAAGTAGCGAGTTCATTATGGTGACTGCAAAAGAATCACCAGTAGCCGGTAGTCAGctctgtgtctgaagggacactGAAGGAAAATATTGAGCTAGATCGAGAGCTTACCTGCTTAGAAGCCTGTGATCATTTTCTGGGCGCCAGTGTACATTGTTGCGTAGAAAATTGCCACCGAAAGTGTCGTTGTCGCTCCTCCGTTTGAATCGTTCGCGCCATAACTGAGGACATCACGTAACCTCTACGTAACCTCATCTGCCGCTATCTGTAAATCAGCCACTCCTCTCTCAACTCGTATCGGCAGTGTTCCTGGAACTCACGGCTCGCTCTACATTTCGCCTCCTTCTCAATCCCTCTCTCAGTGCGCGCAGTGCGGGCGTTATCGTCTTTTACTCCTCGCGCTTCGCATGTACACATCTCGTCTACCAGCTTATTGGCGGCGCTAGCCGCGCGGAGCGCTGACGTTACAACACGCGTCCCACAAGACAGGTACCACAGTCCACAACTGGTGGCGCCACTCGatttttcgttttcttcattttctcgCTTGCAAAATTGCCTATTCTTGCTACGAATaacgaattcgttattacagaagTCTAATCTTTCAATCTAGTTCGAATTAAAATTTACGTCAAATTTTCTGTTTAACCTATGTCCCGTTGTCGTGCTCTTGCTTTGCCTTAAGTGTTCAGCTAGATGTATTTGTAATCTTGCTGCAACAGACGTACATGTATGCTGAATGCGACAAATGAGTGCTGCAGAAGCTCGTAAGGTGAAGAAGCCGCCTGTCTACCGTGGAAACACCTACGACTATTTAAGTATGAAGAAAATCCACAtcgatttcctttgtagcttcgtactACAGGCGGACGGTTGACAACCTTCCTTTTTATACagtgtgtcccaactatcatgaaccaagatttaaaaatatgcacatgCCACGTAggtgggcagaaccaaggtaatgctgtttgccttcgcttggagaTATATAATTTTTTGCGTTCCGCCCAATTATGTAATGAGTCTTAATtgattattcaacttctcaaatgttataattagatgaaaatgccaatgagaaaattgtagagcaacatgaaaagctcctgataccgctttctattgctcaatacgtgctccaTAAAAGTGCATTTCCGAGCGTGGaagagcccgcgaatacacgcagtgcctcgagcggtcagtcgtGCGGAAATTTTTCGTTTATTCGTGGGCTTATTTCattgcttggaaaaacacttagGTAGtccgtattcagcaacagaaagctgtatcgagaatttttcatgttgcgctacaattttctccttgacacttttcatctacctgtaatatttgagaaattgattaattatttaagaataattatgtaattaggcggagtgCAAGAATACTTTCAGTATCTGCCCAGCGACGgctaacattaccttggttctgtccagctgcctGGCAATTGCATATTACTAAATCTTGGTGTATGATAGTTGCGACACGCTGTATATGTATGCTAGATTTGTGGTGGCTTTTATCTTATCTTGGACCAATCACAGTAAgtgcattatttcattttttttttcatttaatttattttcaccttagaggcccggaggcattacataagggagggctttaatccttgtgataatgttagaacaaatgtacagcacagtaaagaaacaacaataaacaaaaacaagccaGGAACAATTGTGAAAAAAAGGGGAACATCGTGTTAGAGTAAGGGTGAGTGGGATCGGTAATTAAGCAGTgtggttatttaacatttcgcGGAACGTTTTACGGTTAGTGCATGACACGATATCTTCTGGGAGATGGTTCCAATGGGTTATAGCGTCGGggaagaatgaagtgttcatggcagGTGATCAGGTGTTAATGTTTGCCATGGGACGACTGTGGCTTAAGGGAGAGGATGTACGTAAGGGTGGATTTAATACGGAATGCCTGGAGTGTGGATTGTAATAaaaggtgtgaagcaagcagagacgagagattatccggcgggaagcaagtgatgATAGTCCAAGTGTACGTTTTAGTGCTGTTATGCTGGTTTCACGAGAGTAATTGGACGTTATAAACCGAGCAGCGCGATATTGTATTGCTTCTGTGTCATAGGTAAGATATGATTCGAAAGGGTGCCAGAtagatgacgcatattctaactgcggtcgtacgaatgttagatatgctaggTATTGTATTTCTGGTGATGCGGCTTTCAGGTTgcgttttaaatatccaagggtacGTGAAGCATTAGAATAGGTGGTGTCAATATGAGTTGCGCATGACAGTGTCGATGTCATGTgaacgccgagatatttgtaagacggggcatgattgattggagctgaatttattgtgtaggCGTGACTGTTTAAGCTTTGGTTGGGGGTGAGTGACagagctttgcatttagtaaggtTAAGCGGCATGAACCATTTCTCGCACCATACTGCGATGGAATCGAGTATGGTGCGGTGATGTCATTCGAGCCTTTGATAGGGGAATATAGGACACAGTCACCCGCGAAAAGCCGTAatttattcttaatgttagcaggtaagtcattgatgtagatgaggaaaagtagaggcgataaaccaACGCCTTGTTGTACACccgatgttacgctgctaagagaTTAATTATGGCTATTTGCGGAGGTAAACTGTCTGCGCCCTTTTAACAAGTGTTCACGCCAGGTAAGCAAGTTATTTGGGATTCCGATAGATGCGAGTGTTTGAAGTAAGTGATTGTGGGAAACgcggtcgaatgctttcgagtaatacaagaaaatggcatcaatctGCAAATGAAGGTCCATGAATTGTAGAATGTCATGAATGAACTCGGCGAGTTGACACTCGCATGAATATAGttttctgaagccgtgctggCGAGGGTAAAAGAAGTTGATAGATTCCAGGTGAGCCATTCGGTTGGATGAgatgtgttctagaagtttagAAGGTATGCCGGTCagagaaattgggcgataatttatAGCACGGGAGCGGTCGCCAGTCTTAAAGATTGGGACGACATGAGCCTTTTCCCAGTCGTCGGGCAAGCTCTCAGTCTTTAAGGATTGCGTAAATGTTAGGTGTAGTACCTAGCTAGAAATGTTACTGGTGTTAACTAGTATTTTGGCGTTAATTTCATCACACCGAGCTGAGGTGGTTAGTTGTAGTGAATTAATGAGGCTACATATGCCATCAGGGTTGATCTTGATGTCTGGCATTAATTTTACTGAAAGTAGTGGTATTGGCTCAATGGGAGTGTCATTAGTGTTGGAGAAAACTGAGGTGAAGTAGTTGTTAAGAGCTGACGCGCATTTCTCAGAGTTAATGAGATTACCGTCCGGATCTATTAGTTCAATCTGTCTAGTATGAGTCTTTACTGAAAGTAAGCGCCAGAATTTATTAGGGTTTGATCGTAGAATCGTTAGAAGGTCATGATTAAAAAAGTTATCTTTGGCTATCTTCAGCTCCTGAATAAATTGGTTAGCGCACAGTTCGTATTTTCCCCATGTTTCTGAGTTATTTGTAAGTTTGGCTTTTctgtaaagccttttctttttagtaaGGAAAGCTTTGAGCCGTTTATTAAAGCATTCATTGTTAGAGTCGGATTTCACGAGAACTGTTGGTATGTATTTAGCTTCCAAGTTGAGCAATACATTCTTATAAAGTTCCCAGTCGCTATCGACAGTTCTTCACAAGTAAGACTGCTGAAATTATGTAAACAGTTTTGGAATTCATTATTTATGGCGTCAAAGTCTGCCCTTTTGtaatcttttattatttttgttgtggGTGACCTTTCTTAAGCGTTATTGTCATGCAGATATGGATGAGGTTATGATCGCTGAGACCGGCCGCCGGTAGTGTGGTAACGCTCTTTAAGCAATCAGGGCAAGATGTGAGCATAAGGTGAAGAGTGTTATCCCCTCTTGTAGGACATGATATCACCTGATAAAGGTTGAAGTCTAGAATAAGATCAATAAATTGTTCAGCTTCGGATAACGGCGACCTGTTAGTTACACAAAGCAGAAGTCAATTAATGTTAGAGTAATTAAGTCGCCAAAAAAGGTGAATAAGTGCGTTAGAGAATTTGCCAGTGATTTCGGTTAGTGCTTTACGGAGTAAATCGCAGAATGACGGATGACTGTCCGGCAGCCTACAGCACACGCCAAAAATTGTCTTTCCAGGACCGTTGTAAGCGCAGGTCCACAATAGCTCGAGATTATCATGCCGACTGATCAGGGAAGGTGAGGAGGTGTTTCTGATAGCTAATAAAACGCCCCCTCCTCCCCGGCTGCTCCCATCATGGCGATAGAGAGGATAGCCGGAATTTGGAGGGAAAATTTCGCTATCTCTTACGTTTCCGtatagccacgtttcagttaatACTATGATGTCGGCATCGATGTCGTGAGTGAAGCTGCGAAGTTGTTCTCGTTTGGGCAGCAAACTGCGCACGTTAGTGAAAGCTATGTTAAGGAGAGGTAAAGATGAGGGACGATTGCGGGATGAAGTCATAGGCTTCGTTGTCCGTCATTGCGcgttttcatgtcttgtgatttGGGATGCGCTGTTACCATGCGCCTTTATGAATGACCTCGTAGCCTCAATCACGCTGTCAGAAGTAGGGTCGTAGTAATAGCGCTTATTGTTGACAAGCAACTTGTCTACGTTagcttaaattatggggttttacgtgccaaaaccactttctgattatgaggcacgccgtagtggaggactccggaaatttcgaccacctggggttctttaacgtgcacctaagtctaagtacacgggtgttttcgcatttcgcccccatcgaaatgcggccgccgtggccgggattcgatcccgcgacctcgtgctcagcagcccaacaccatagccactgagcaaccacgacgggttctACGTGTAGTTTGAACGCACATTTTTGTGGTCGTATGAAATTTAACAATTTAGAACGTGCGATGCGAGTAGCAGGAGCGAAATCTTCACGTTAGCGAAGTTTGTTGCCTTTAGTCTCCGCCTACAGGCCAGAATGTTTTCCTTTGACTTGAAATGAGCCAACTTGATAATTATCGGGCGTTTTCTTTCAGGACGGCATTTGCCTATGCGATGAGCCCGTTCAATAACGCTCGGTTCTAGATGCATTTCCAGCTTGCTAGCGCAGAAATTGATAATTTTTTCCTCAGACTCTTcccatgtttctttttcattgtcttCCAGTCCGAGGAAAAACAAATTATTACGGCGCATTCTGTTCTTTGTGCCAGTGCTCTCAGCTTTTAGCAGCGCTATCGCTTTGATGGCATCATTAGGCCATTCATTTCTCGTTGCAATTCgtttagtgttctttttttctgcgtcTGTCGAGGCATAAGACAGTTTGCCTATAGTGCTATTGCTAACGCGGACAGTGTTGATGGTTCTAGAACTCTCGGGCGTCGCCACAACGCCCTCCAGTCTACTCTAATTATGCGCGAGCTTCCCGCAAAAGccctgcagaagctgcagcgcttaaaTTTTTACTCACGCGCAACAGTCCAGAAGGCATGTGAGACAATGGTAAAGAGGAGGTAGGGAGATGAGGCACAGAATGGGCAGAGCCGACAAATTGACGAACCCTGAGAATAAAAGCTTTGCCGTTCTTCGCTTTTGACGGCTTGCACACTTGGGAGGAGCGCGAGAAAGGGGAAATGCGACGGCAGCAAGCATGCCTCGTTTGGGGTTCCTTTAATAAAGGGAACGCTACCTTTAGACATGGCAAAAGTTGCGGAGAAACTGGATAAATGTACATGCAAGGTACTGTGCGATAAGGTACCGTACGtttctatttctgaaaaataaataccCTGCAAGTTTGTTTTGCAGACAACTGAGGCTGAGGCTGGGCGTGCATTCACAGAGGCGAATTAAAGCTCCGCAGCGTCGAGACGACGCTGCGCAAGCGGCGGCTCCGCAAGTCAACcattctgtgcccgccgcggtagcctaGTCGCCATGGCGTTGCTCAAACGTCACGGGTTCGATGCCAACAAGCGGTGGCCGCATTTGCAAGGgcgcgaaatgcaataacgctcgtgtatacattgatttaggtgcacgtcaaagaaccacAGGCGGTGAAAATTATTCCACATTCCCCGACTAcgggcgtgcctcatagtcacaTTGTAGTTTCTTCGCGTAAAGCCtcgtaattcaattaaagtttaatagtTATCTCACGATGTGAGCCAATGGCAATGCTAACCTTCTCGGAAGCTATGAAGAATGGCGCGCAAGAAggtctcaagcaaacacgtcttgCTGTGTGCAGTGCGCAGACAAACCCCAGTGGTACACGCTAGTAACGTTTcatgaactcaccactctcgtacaGCACTGAATGATGTTGAAATTTTGACATTCGCCGCTAATTATTGCCAACCAACGCTAacatcaaagaaagcttcgcttacgtcgattcctacagtgcgcgggatccgcataatttttggGCCTTGTTTCGTCGTCAAATATTATGTATAGGGACCATATTCATTACTTCGCCATAACAATCTTATTTTTGTTCAGTGTCTACCTCGTCACCCTCGGCCTATATGGGGCTGCAAAAGGCTGACGGTattgccaaataaataaataaataaataaataaataaataaataaataaataaataaataaataaatctgtctTGCAAGAGTATTTTAGGGTATTGAGTGATTGTCACACTTTCGGGCGCAGTACATGTCAGCTCTAGAAGTGTGTACATGGTGTACGATTGGTTGGAGCACCACAAACGCTCACTACTCAATCAGCAGGTCGTGTCGGTCTCCCTAACCTTTGGTCCCTGCTTCTGGGCTTGACCTTATTACAGGGTCCCTCTCAAGGTTTACAGGGTTAGCACGCTAGCTGATCGACTTGTAGCCGGGCGGCCCGTGATGTGTTGATCTCTTCGCATTCCAACGGCGACGAACACGTACTCCGAACATGTGCAGCAAACAAGACCCATGCTAGAGCACGCAGTGCCGAGCTACTTCGTACGTGGCCGCCGGAAATAAACAGGCCGATGCGGCCTCCATCTTGCATCCCGCTACTTCATATGCTTCTTAAGGCAGACTAGGAGTCGTGCGAACAATCTCTACGGACTACATGCCTGCTGCGGTTGCTGCATCTAGCTGACAGCGTGTTTATCTTAGTTTAATTCGTTATATTTAATGTAGGAAGGCGTTGCATAAATGAGTGGTGAAAGAATGAACGAATGTGTGTTCTTTAGTGCGCAAGAACCACGTATGGCCAAAGTGCGCCACGttagtgttaatgagtttgcagtgaagTGATGAGTTTTATGAAGTTGATGTAACGTGGCTGTacaggggcctaaaaatagtcgctgtataTTGCGTAAAATCTGCATCTAATAAGATTATGGTAATGACTAATGGCGtttactatgagcattaaaatgctttgaaaaagaatgatacgatatacaaaatatgtcagatgctaaaattggctagagcactactgccacACCAGGGCCTTTGAAATAGAAGGGCTTGGAGGCTCGTGCTACATAAAAAACTATAACAGCGGCATCCTCGGGAAATacgatgcgctacgaatttattgtgcttataacatgtaggacaccATTCAAGTAAGCaaggactgctttggtgttaaaaagcggttctttacCAAGGAACATAGCCGGAGAAAGAGGGACACGATAGCGGTATGTCAGAGGATActgtttcttcctctctctttcggCTTCCTGACAATCCAGAAGGACGGTCAGCCTATAACCACATCTATCGCAGGGTGGTGGTTCGTTACCAGTCAACAGAAAGTTGAGAgcgccatatgtgtgtcctattgtGAGACGACACAATACGACATCTGTCCTTCGTGTTGTCGTAGttgagggccagaaacctaacttcggcTTTATCAGATGAAGCTTATGGCTAGTTTCAGCATCCCAGAAGCGTTGTCAGTGGCTTTGGAGTTTGTTTTgtaggaaaggcttcagatctgtggcaGGGGCAGCAGCAGAACGATTaataccttgcgatgctattgatttggcgatttCGTCAGCAAGCACTttaccctcgattcctctatgtccaggaacccagcatattactacatgtctatgcggtaaataaatattgcacaagagcgagtaaagttcaaTAAAACATTATTTGTATGCTTTTTCAAAGAATTAACGCTTTTACCAGGCTTAAagagtctgtgaatattattgctttctcaagttttaatttatttatatgttttactgcagataGTACCGCATAGGCTTCCAGATAATATCCTTGTTGGGGGTTCAATATGTCTGATTTGGAAAAAGAGGCACCAACAGCAACGTAAGGCACGCCAGCATGTGACTTTGACGCGTCGTTGTAGAATTTCAGAGCAACAGTACTTCGATTAAATTTCACAGAAATGCATTGAGGTTTCGAGCTCGGGAGCCTGCTTTGTGTCCTCTGCATAGGatacattctatgacctgccactcccagggcggtaacaGCAACGGTATGGAGCGCCCGGTGTGTATGCATACAGACGGCTCAGTTAAAGCCAAATAGCCTTGATCATTCATCGGAGATTGAGTGTCTTGGTGACGTGTGGGCTGTAGACAAGTTCCGTCCATACTTCACGGGCAACGGAATTGAGTTCACTTTCGTGAAACGAAATGTTGCCTTACAGTGGCTACAGACTAACAGCAACTTGACGCTAAACacggaatcttataacggttccgAAGAACCGTTCGCTTGGTCTTACGTGATCGGTCAAAATTTTGCTGCCGTCAGAGACAGCGAGGCGGCACCGGAAATTATGAAtgcgtcacgcatctgtcaatgaTTTGCAAAGCGAACCCGTCATTGGCTAGGAGGGGAACCGGCGAAAAGGTAGTCTGCTtcgggttccgttgctgtggcttgg includes:
- the LOC126516497 gene encoding uncharacterized protein isoform X1, giving the protein MALDDRRYTLSGFSAEIDRKPLHFVEPIPPARICSACGHVGDTTGILPCAHFMCKACYYQCAVPGGHICPLDDERCREDDVDWKDFPAENIMKRQLGGECAAQAIKCAGRTQRSPVSALFTRSRRTRSCVKLGSRNLEPANSHRLQLRYAASTDARKISATAPQLRCSVKCWNEANGCSTVLPLGKLTQHFRFDCKHHVSDCPKCSARVLSSDVCAHLRSHCRTLLFSVSRESQTKEVFPGGADCLEAFVREVRSAVKSVCESQVTAFRSMLDDRVGEMRVGLEQLFEENSSQTDRLNALSHDINALRETFNDGLQEASNQSVSNKADLVRLSKPETQNIEEVSHEITALLRCMGKSARTKEWILNGYAELIRTASRQAKVECWSERVYLCGLWISPGVVLDKEDGYVVLHFRLCLEEIAISKCHNWPFEQKIKLSIIDACAGAERHLSVQPVWYRGTQHTDTVDAAGRAESRFYNADLHDAGFVRNDQLLLRLEVLA
- the LOC126516497 gene encoding TNF receptor-associated factor 6-like isoform X2; translation: MALDDRRYTLSGFSAEIDRKPLHFVEPIPPARICSACGHVGDTTGILPCAHFMCKACYYQCAVPGGHICPLDDERCREDDVDWKDFPAENIMKRQVKCWNEANGCSTVLPLGKLTQHFRFDCKHHVSDCPKCSARVLSSDVCAHLRSHCRTLLFSVSRESQTKEVFPGGADCLEAFVREVRSAVKSVCESQVTAFRSMLDDRVGEMRVGLEQLFEENSSQTDRLNALSHDINALRETFNDGLQEASNQSVSNKADLVRLSKPETQNIEEVSHEITALLRCMGKSARTKEWILNGYAELIRTASRQAKVECWSERVYLCGLWISPGVVLDKEDGYVVLHFRLCLEEIAISKCHNWPFEQKIKLSIIDACAGAERHLSVQPVWYRGTQHTDTVDAAGRAESRFYNADLHDAGFVRNDQLLLRLEVLA